A DNA window from Salvelinus fontinalis isolate EN_2023a chromosome 28, ASM2944872v1, whole genome shotgun sequence contains the following coding sequences:
- the dusp2 gene encoding LOW QUALITY PROTEIN: dual specificity protein phosphatase 2 (The sequence of the model RefSeq protein was modified relative to this genomic sequence to represent the inferred CDS: deleted 1 base in 1 codon; substituted 1 base at 1 genomic stop codon), translating to MCSSSESLEITGIELAHILRTPCDQFASGGCVLLDCRPLLAFSRTHISESRNVNWNSMLRRRSNSSVVCLEWLVADKDLLGRLCRGDFSPMVVLDESSLSMAELKGEGLASMLLNALQADVQSNSAQICFLQGGFEGFHEEYSEVCFNSPDLLGHSPAMMDLETSVTGRKTPLYDQEGPVELLPFLFLGSAVHSSRRETLTAAGITAVLNVSSSSPNLYEEDLKYMRLTVEDSLAADIAAHFPEAIAFIDSVKESGGRVLVHCQAGISRSATICLAYLIHARRVXLDEAFDFVKQRRQVISPNLAFMGQLLQFEAVVLCH from the exons ATGTGTTCAAGCAGCGAGTCTCTGGAGATAACTGGTATTGAGTTGGCCCACATCCTCAGAACTCCCTGTGACCAGTTCGCCTCAGGCGGCTGTGTACTGCTAGACTGTCGACCT CTCCTTGCCTTTTCCAGGACTCACATCTCTGAGTCCCGCAATGTCAACTGGAACTCAATGCTCCGGCGTCGGTCCAACAGCTCTGTTGTTTGTTTGGAGTGGTTGGTTGCGGACAAGGACCTCCTTGGTCGGCTGTGCAGGGGGGATTTCTCGCCAATGGTGGTGCTTGATGAGAGTAGCCTTTCTATGGCCGAACTGAAAGGGGAGGGCTTGGCCAGTATGCTGCTGAACGCTCTACAAGCCGATGTCCAATCCAACTCAGCACAGATCTGCTTTCTACAAG GTGGCTTTGAGGGGTTCCATGAAGAATATTCAGAAGTCTGTTTCAACTCCCCAGACCTGCTGGGACACAGCCCTGCAATGATGGACCTGGAGACTAGCGTGACAGGGCGGAAAACACCACTCTATGATCAG GAGGGTCCAGTGGAGCTCCTCCCCTTCCTGTTCCTGGGCAGTGCAGTTCATTCGTCACGGCGCGAAACTCTCACTGCAGCGGGGATCACGGCAGTGCTCAACGTGTCCTCCTCCAGCCCCAACCTGTATGAAGAGGACCTAAAATACATGAGACTCACCGTAGAGGACAGCCTGGCTGCAGACATCGCAGCCCACTTCCCTGAGGCCATCGCCTTCATAG ACTCGGTGAAGGAGAGTGGTGGTCGTGTGCTGGTGCACTGCCAGGCCGGCATCTCTCGCTCGGCCACTATCTGTCTGGCCTACCTCATCCACGCCCGCCGCGTCTGATTGGACGAGGCTTTCGACTTTGTGAAGCAGCGACGCCAGGTCATCTCTCCTAACCTGGCCTTCATGGGACAGCTGCTGCAGTTTGAGGCCGTCGTTCTGTGTCACTGA